One window of the Candidatus Eremiobacteraceae bacterium genome contains the following:
- a CDS encoding CoA-transferase has translation MAVRAAKELRDGDVVFVGIGLPNLACNLARATHAPNLVLIYESGAVGAVPDRLPVSIGDPALVTGSLSVASMADIFMLYLQGGRIQVGFLGGAQVDRYGNINSTVIGRYDAPKVRLPGSGGACEIAVHAERVIVAAPLSARSFPAEVDFITSPGHAGKHGTRKELHQPGGGPVRIVTDVGILEPSPKDGELELVGIYPNVEVEAVKAKVGWPLRVRATLEQIPPPTDHELHLLRDVLDPDRLYL, from the coding sequence GGTTTGCCGAACCTCGCGTGCAATTTGGCTCGGGCGACGCACGCGCCGAATCTCGTGCTCATCTATGAGTCGGGGGCGGTCGGAGCGGTGCCCGATCGTCTGCCTGTTTCCATCGGCGACCCCGCGCTCGTGACCGGATCGCTTTCCGTCGCATCAATGGCCGACATCTTCATGCTCTACTTGCAGGGTGGGCGCATCCAAGTCGGTTTCCTCGGCGGCGCGCAAGTGGATCGCTACGGCAACATCAATTCCACCGTGATCGGACGCTACGACGCGCCGAAAGTGCGGCTGCCCGGAAGCGGCGGCGCGTGTGAGATCGCGGTCCACGCGGAGCGCGTCATCGTGGCGGCGCCGCTCTCGGCGCGATCGTTTCCGGCGGAGGTCGACTTCATCACGTCCCCCGGTCACGCGGGGAAGCACGGAACACGGAAGGAACTGCACCAGCCCGGCGGCGGCCCGGTGCGGATCGTCACCGACGTCGGCATTCTCGAACCATCGCCGAAAGACGGCGAGCTCGAACTGGTCGGGATCTATCCCAACGTCGAAGTCGAAGCTGTCAAAGCCAAGGTCGGCTGGCCGTTGCGCGTGCGTGCAACGCTCGAACAGATTCCGCCGCCGACCGACCACGAACTTCATCTGCTACGCGACGTGCTCGACCCGGACAGGCTCTATCTCTGA